A region of Takifugu rubripes chromosome 6, fTakRub1.2, whole genome shotgun sequence DNA encodes the following proteins:
- the parm1 gene encoding cell wall protein DAN4, with the protein MKRVRQQTLVTCLLLCSAAIPVMTHASSPETTSILLTTLHKGRATPENNVRANSRATTTIPQNRASSSSMTSMLAKVSFDTPSSAVPPPATTQSISSTTNTPTTTFQNTSSKSNITAIKPSPPNSTTVETTTTNTTSLNNGSTTTISLNNGPTNTTSLNNGSTTTTSLLIGTTSSFLNSTNTTSPMTPITSTARGPKTTQLTTMGEGREKSEPLSSGSIAAICFMFIVVFILILSGLYTYKIRRVSYGRLWDDHGSFANFTNPIYDP; encoded by the exons ATGAAAAGAGTCAGGCAACAAACATTGGTGACAT GTCTACTTTTGTGCAGTGCTGCAATACCAGTGATGACACATGCGTCATCACCAGAAACCACATCCATCTTATTAACAACGCTACACAAAGGAAGAGCTACACCAGAGAATAATGTCAGAGCCAACAGCCGAGCTACCACCACTATCCCACAAAATAGGGCTTCATCCAGCAGTATGACCAGCATGCTGGCCAAAGTCTCTTTTGacaccccctcctctgctgtacCACCTCCTGCTACCACTCAGAGTATATCATCTACCACaaacacccccaccaccactttTCAGAACACTAGCAGCAAGTCCAACATCACTGCAATCAAACCCAGTCCCCCCAACAGCACCACAGTTGAGACCACCACTACCAACACCACCAGTCTTAACAAtggcagcaccaccaccatcagtcTTAACAATGgccccaccaacaccaccagtcttaacaatggcagcaccaccaccaccagtctTCTCATTGGTACCACCAGCAGTTTCCTAAATTCCACCAACACCACCAGCCCCATGACACCAATCACCTCAACAGCTAGGGGTCCAAAAACCACGCAACTGACGACCAtgggagagggaagggaaaaGTCGGAGCCGCTAAGCTCAG GAAGTATTGCAGCAATTTGTTTCATGTTCATTGTGGTCTTCATCCTGATATTATCTGGGCTCTACACCTACAAGATCAG aCGGGTTTCGTATGGGCGTCTTTGGGATGATCACGGCTCTTTTGCTAACTTTACCAACCCCATCTATGACCCTTGA